From one Triticum urartu cultivar G1812 chromosome 3, Tu2.1, whole genome shotgun sequence genomic stretch:
- the LOC125545875 gene encoding uncharacterized protein LOC125545875 — protein sequence MDVVVGLPSSPPESGRSSPSPTASPEFEFWMVGKNPGTFPSPALLTADELFSDGIVLPLHTLQAPPPCPDAGQDDGEEDAEEDADPNVDVNDSSEPPEEEGEPAAQPLAEACAVPTPDLPAVTFKWKDIFKATGESKERAKKAERRVSTVSGNAELININIWPFSRSRSAGHSTSGAGAGASSKAKASTPSTGNASAAAASAPVAATATAAGRKVSSAPCSRSNSRGEASGSGVPAVAIAAAAEKAAAQAPATSMLRRWVPGGQGRAGLSANGIRLGRASPVWQLRRNKLQQQQAAAEQKQSSNATASGKNKAVPEDDAATSQVQADAGEAADKATASAAADAAPATVSAPAAACRNNAACAEVAGEECVPPQGLFGLRTFFSKKVY from the coding sequence ATGGACGTCGTCGTCGGGCTGCCGTCGTCTCCGCCCGAGTCCGGGCGCTCCTCGCCGTCTCCGACCGCGTCGCCCGAGTTCGAGTTCTGGATGGTGGGCAAGAACCCGGGGACATTCCCCTCCCCCGCCCTGCTCACCGCCGACGAGCTCTTCTCCGATGGCATTGTGCTCCCTCTCCACACCCTCCAGGCCCCTCCTCCTTGCCCCGACGCCGGCCAAGACGACGGCGAGGAAGACGCTGAGGAAGATGCCGACCCCAACGTCGACGTCAACGACTCCTCGGAGCCGCCGGAGGAGGAAGGGGAGCCTGCCGCGCAGCCGCTCGCGGAGGCGTGCGCCGTCCCGACGCCGGACCTCCCCGCGGTCACTTTCAAGTGGAAGGACATCTTCAAGGCCACCGGCGAGTCCAAGGAGCGCGCCAAGAAGGCGGAGCGCCGCGTCAGCACCGTCAGCGGCAACGCCGAGCTCATCAACATCAACATATGGCCCTTCTCCCGGAGCCGCTCCGCTGGCCACTCTAcctccggcgccggcgccggcgctaGCAGCAAGGCCAAGGCGAGCACTCCCAGCACCGGCAACGCCAGTGCCGCTGCTGCCAGCGCACCGGTGGCGGCTACCGCGACGGCGGCGGGGCGCAAGGTGAGCAGCGCGCCGTGCTCCCGGAGCAACTCCCGCGGCGAGGCCTCCGGGTCGGGGGTGCCGGCCGTCGCCATCGCGGCGGCAGCGGAAAAGGCCGCTGCGCAAGCGCCCGCCACGTCCATGCTGAGGCGGTGGGTTCCCGGCGGTCAGGGCAGAGCAGGCCTGAGCGCGAACGGCATCCGCCTGGGAAGAGCCAGCCCAGTCTGGCAGCTGAGGCGCAACAAGCTACAGCAGCAGCAAGCCGCCGCGGAGCAGAAGCAGAGCAGCAACGCCACCGCCAGCGGCAAGAACAAGGCCGTCCCGGAAGACGACGCGGCGACGAGCCAAGTCCAAGCGGACGCCGGCGAAGCAGCAGACAAGGCGACGGCGTCCGCTGCTGCAGACGCAGCGCCGGCGACCGTGAGCGCGCCAGCCGCCGCGTGCCGGAACAACGCGGCCTGCGCGGAGGTGGCCGGCGAGGAGTGCGTGCCGCCGCAGGGGCTGTTCGGCCTCCGCACCTTCTTCTCCAAGAAGGTGTACTGA